The Methanoplanus sp. FWC-SCC4 genome has a window encoding:
- a CDS encoding phenylacetate--CoA ligase family protein: MPVEEIKKIQYKNLKTLVYRLYSFSEFYHNRMKEQNVHPDDINSLEDITKLPFMYKRDLRDNYPNKIFTASTEELVRYHVSSGTTGKPTVVGYTQKDLDLWTQSLARSLTACGIGRGDVMQVSYGYGLFTGGLGLHYGAEKTGATVVPTSVGNTERQIELMQDLKVTAIACTPSYLNHIIEVAEKMGISVKNDTLLKTAVLGAEPWSEQMREYIQKETGIKAYNIYGTSELSGPMFTECSEQNGIHVWGDIAYTEVIDPETGEQLPAGEKGELVMTILQKEAFPMIRYRIGDITSMDDSVCPCGRTHPRIERISGRVDDMLIIRGINVFPSQVEHALMSIPEVSGHNFMIIVDRKGTLDNMTVQVEMKPESFSDKINDLMNINRKVSHTLKNSLNVSVAVEIAAPNSLPRFEGKAKRVIDRRNV; encoded by the coding sequence AAGAGCAGAATGTCCACCCCGATGACATAAATTCACTCGAAGACATCACAAAGCTCCCGTTTATGTACAAAAGGGATCTTCGCGACAATTACCCTAACAAAATATTCACCGCATCAACAGAGGAGCTTGTCAGATATCATGTGTCATCAGGCACCACCGGTAAACCAACCGTTGTCGGATACACACAAAAAGATCTTGATCTCTGGACACAGTCACTTGCCCGCTCACTTACCGCCTGCGGTATAGGAAGGGGGGATGTGATGCAGGTTTCCTACGGATATGGTCTTTTCACAGGCGGTCTCGGACTTCATTACGGTGCTGAAAAAACAGGCGCAACAGTTGTCCCGACAAGTGTCGGAAACACAGAGCGTCAGATTGAGCTGATGCAGGATCTAAAGGTAACTGCAATCGCCTGCACGCCGTCATACCTCAACCATATAATAGAAGTCGCAGAAAAGATGGGTATTTCAGTCAAAAACGACACTCTGCTCAAAACAGCAGTCCTTGGTGCCGAACCCTGGTCTGAACAGATGAGGGAATACATCCAGAAAGAGACAGGTATCAAAGCCTACAACATCTACGGAACATCTGAATTGTCTGGCCCGATGTTTACCGAATGTTCCGAACAGAACGGAATACACGTATGGGGAGACATTGCCTACACAGAGGTCATTGATCCAGAGACCGGAGAACAGCTGCCTGCCGGCGAAAAAGGGGAACTTGTAATGACAATTCTTCAAAAAGAGGCATTCCCGATGATACGCTACCGCATTGGTGATATAACCTCAATGGATGACTCGGTTTGTCCGTGCGGCAGAACACACCCGAGAATCGAAAGGATTAGCGGACGTGTCGATGACATGCTTATCATACGCGGAATCAATGTATTCCCCTCACAGGTCGAGCATGCCCTGATGAGCATTCCGGAAGTATCCGGCCACAACTTCATGATCATTGTTGACAGGAAAGGAACTCTTGACAACATGACAGTTCAGGTCGAGATGAAACCAGAATCCTTCTCGGACAAGATCAATGACTTAATGAACATAAACAGGAAAGTATCACATACCCTCAAAAATTCACTGAATGTCAGTGTGGCAGTTGAGATAGCTGCCCCGAACTCACTCCCAAGGTTTGAGGGAAAGGCTAAAAGAGTAATTGACAGGAGGAATGTATAA
- a CDS encoding ACT domain-containing protein, translating to MDTEDYIIKQISVFSENKPGRLASIAKALEEEKINIFAFSIAEAKGFGVVRVLVDRPEPALKKLADIGFMVSFTDVIAVNMKDEPGGLYETARILGGAGINIEYAYAYSGKDAAVLILRVDQVKEAIKGIRENGGELLKAEMFK from the coding sequence ATGGACACTGAAGATTACATAATAAAACAGATTTCGGTTTTTTCAGAGAACAAACCCGGACGCCTTGCCTCGATTGCAAAGGCACTTGAAGAAGAGAAGATCAACATCTTTGCATTCTCCATTGCCGAAGCAAAGGGCTTTGGCGTTGTGAGGGTTCTTGTCGACAGACCTGAACCGGCACTGAAAAAACTCGCCGATATCGGCTTTATGGTTTCTTTCACAGACGTTATCGCAGTCAACATGAAAGACGAGCCGGGCGGCCTTTACGAGACCGCAAGGATCTTAGGCGGGGCAGGCATAAACATCGAGTATGCCTACGCATATTCAGGAAAAGATGCCGCCGTCCTGATTCTCCGTGTTGATCAGGTAAAAGAGGCCATAAAAGGCATCAGGGAAAACGGCGGAGAACTACTGAAAGCAGAGATGTTTAAATAA
- a CDS encoding PEGA domain-containing protein has protein sequence MDLRRFLALLILLGAICCVVQATTLTVTVRDNIDQSPVTGASVYIDGNYIGSTNSLGKLVYSHSFSSNFRLGVEKSGYKYWNDLISPGTGSVVADVIRQKGILQINVMDSDTLEPIGNALVKVSGTDITDSESTDSTGSAEFEVPLSATYNVEVQMPRYETIIKSVEVDTTSKKVDYLLKRNDLVIFQIKDGESTGTTKAPLSGAEIYIDDKLAGETGSEGKVTLYIEHERSYDIRIEKSQYQTFEENHFFASDDIIYSATLSKSLYPVTVSVYNSEKVPVENAEIYIDDQLFGSSDTYGRSPVTKLSSGIHSFEVRKTGYDTWKLEKNIDGSDENIIATLAFSTAKATIIVQDNDQKLVPNAAVLVNGKNIGVTDAQGKLKTDLITNSQYSFEVSAKEYESFNEIRDVPLGSQEITINLVLKKSFNVLFVGGVIAAIVLIGGGVYLAMNYTRGNKRGGKKGKRPPIRYNNDGL, from the coding sequence ATGGATCTTCGTCGCTTTCTTGCACTCTTAATATTACTCGGAGCGATCTGCTGTGTTGTTCAGGCAACCACACTTACCGTAACAGTGCGTGATAATATTGATCAGTCTCCTGTGACCGGTGCATCCGTATATATTGACGGCAATTACATCGGAAGCACAAACTCGCTTGGAAAACTGGTTTACTCACATTCGTTTTCTTCAAACTTCAGACTTGGAGTTGAAAAAAGCGGTTACAAATACTGGAACGATTTAATATCGCCCGGCACAGGCTCTGTAGTTGCTGATGTAATCAGACAGAAAGGAATACTTCAGATAAACGTAATGGACTCTGATACCCTTGAACCGATTGGAAATGCACTTGTAAAGGTGTCCGGAACTGACATAACCGACAGTGAATCAACTGATTCAACGGGAAGTGCCGAGTTTGAAGTTCCCCTTAGTGCGACATACAATGTTGAGGTGCAGATGCCCCGTTATGAAACAATCATCAAGTCGGTTGAAGTGGATACAACCTCCAAAAAGGTGGACTATCTCCTTAAAAGAAACGATCTTGTAATTTTTCAGATAAAAGACGGGGAATCGACAGGTACCACAAAAGCACCCCTCTCAGGTGCGGAGATTTACATTGACGACAAACTTGCAGGAGAGACAGGTTCTGAAGGGAAAGTGACCCTTTACATTGAGCATGAAAGATCGTATGATATAAGGATTGAAAAGTCGCAATACCAGACATTTGAAGAGAATCACTTCTTTGCAAGCGATGACATCATCTATTCGGCAACTCTCTCTAAGAGTCTTTATCCGGTAACTGTTTCAGTTTATAACTCTGAAAAAGTCCCTGTTGAGAATGCAGAGATCTACATCGACGACCAGTTGTTTGGAAGTTCCGATACCTATGGCAGAAGTCCGGTTACCAAACTCTCTTCCGGAATCCATTCATTTGAGGTCAGAAAAACCGGATATGATACCTGGAAGCTGGAGAAGAATATTGACGGTAGCGATGAAAACATCATTGCAACACTGGCATTTTCCACTGCAAAGGCCACAATCATTGTTCAGGACAATGATCAAAAACTCGTTCCTAATGCTGCGGTTTTAGTCAATGGAAAAAATATCGGCGTAACTGATGCACAGGGGAAACTGAAGACAGATCTTATTACAAACTCCCAGTATTCATTTGAAGTTTCGGCAAAAGAATATGAATCGTTTAATGAGATAAGGGATGTACCTCTGGGGAGTCAGGAAATTACTATAAACCTTGTTTTAAAGAAATCGTTTAATGTTCTGTTTGTCGGCGGGGTTATTGCAGCAATCGTTCTCATCGGAGGAGGGGTATATCTTGCGATGAATTACACAAGGGGGAATAAAAGAGGCGGAAAGAAAGGTAAAAGACCGCCGATAAGATATAACAATGACGGGCTTTGA
- a CDS encoding MEMAR_RS02690 family S-layer glycoprotein: MTSKKFGIALFALLVMALFAVAPAMASTDAIKSIQKGDTVFVGEEGLNISQCIDGASTTIYWFKDSTSTAFPLDLGSNSSVIIGESDFGTRTGFWYNTSVYADKEAVFNVQYPSISNVQIYDVTAGNEDITGETAITDDLLNIAFQSNLYSIFNERAGAVGGLTVKVQTPDGITLTALVNSSASTPLTAIQPSAQKFYVGGDASAPANAIWDTSISTYASGTYKVWVESNVNSMKDNLGSVSGKTVSPTVEVTLDKETITLTADKETVVRNNQFAVTVEGKPSTEYILWVSGTHSFGATEFPPVIIANQKDVTLNAGAWNYTYKTGTNVSMDIPTTNPELYCANVTTSSSGKVTVGFSTDTNTKDSTYKIRVQRGLPADNMYDTVKVTVEKGAVTITASGDGSYYLGEEVELSGTNTDGDNTYLFITGPNLPVAGGQLLTPATAVTNNVASTFISRPVKSDDTWDYKWDTATVGLDAGTYTIYAVNQPYDKSHLSGTKYDTISIVVKKPFVTATTSASTVAKGDKFYIRGTAEGNPTQGVAIWILGKNYWNGAATSSMETETVNDDGSFEYEVGTATTKDMASGQYFVVVQHPMYNDVFDVDVSAGVGGIVYVQETVSGTANSQFIIAGTGKLQGSDAAEALINAINSPDIDDTYTKLTFLVEEPWIRINSVGDHYVGDQFKISGTTNLAVDDDLIVEVTSSSFSPTQKTQSGEFSGKTETVKVTAGETFNEWSMDVDAAAFKPDDYIVNVEAIEADATATTTFTVLKGEPVKPTEAPVEPTETTAPVEPTATTAPVEPTAAPGFGAFVALIGLGAVAALVLRKD; this comes from the coding sequence ATGACAAGTAAAAAATTCGGAATTGCACTTTTTGCACTTCTTGTAATGGCACTTTTCGCAGTTGCGCCAGCAATGGCATCAACTGATGCTATTAAATCCATTCAGAAGGGCGATACAGTGTTTGTTGGGGAAGAAGGCCTCAATATTTCACAATGTATAGACGGAGCTTCAACTACCATCTATTGGTTTAAAGACTCAACTTCAACAGCTTTCCCATTAGACCTTGGAAGCAATTCAAGTGTCATTATTGGTGAATCAGACTTTGGAACCAGAACCGGTTTCTGGTATAACACATCTGTTTATGCTGACAAGGAAGCTGTATTCAACGTACAGTACCCAAGCATTTCAAATGTCCAGATTTATGATGTAACAGCTGGCAATGAAGATATTACAGGCGAAACTGCAATTACAGACGATCTGCTTAACATTGCATTCCAGTCAAATCTGTACAGCATCTTCAATGAGCGTGCTGGTGCAGTCGGAGGACTTACTGTAAAAGTTCAGACTCCTGATGGAATTACACTCACAGCACTTGTGAACAGTTCTGCTTCAACACCTCTTACAGCAATTCAGCCATCCGCACAGAAATTCTATGTCGGTGGGGACGCATCAGCTCCTGCAAATGCAATATGGGACACATCTATTTCCACATATGCCTCAGGTACCTACAAGGTATGGGTTGAGTCCAATGTCAACTCAATGAAGGACAACCTTGGCAGTGTATCTGGCAAGACAGTTTCACCAACAGTGGAAGTAACACTTGACAAAGAAACAATTACACTCACTGCTGACAAGGAAACAGTTGTACGTAACAACCAGTTTGCAGTTACAGTTGAAGGTAAGCCATCCACAGAGTACATTCTCTGGGTTTCCGGAACACACAGTTTTGGTGCAACAGAATTCCCACCGGTAATCATTGCAAACCAGAAGGATGTAACTCTTAATGCAGGTGCATGGAATTATACCTATAAGACAGGCACAAACGTCTCAATGGATATACCAACAACAAACCCTGAGTTATACTGTGCAAATGTCACAACATCATCCAGTGGTAAAGTAACAGTTGGTTTCTCAACAGACACAAACACAAAGGATTCAACATACAAGATCCGTGTCCAGAGAGGACTTCCAGCAGACAACATGTATGACACTGTAAAGGTTACAGTCGAGAAGGGTGCAGTTACAATCACAGCATCCGGTGACGGTTCGTACTACCTTGGAGAAGAAGTTGAACTCTCAGGTACAAACACTGACGGCGACAACACATACCTCTTCATCACAGGTCCAAACCTGCCGGTAGCTGGTGGACAGCTTCTTACACCTGCAACAGCAGTCACAAACAATGTTGCAAGTACATTCATTTCAAGACCTGTAAAGTCCGATGACACATGGGACTACAAGTGGGACACAGCAACAGTTGGTCTTGATGCAGGTACATACACTATCTATGCAGTAAACCAGCCATATGACAAGTCTCACCTTTCAGGCACAAAATATGACACAATCTCAATTGTTGTCAAGAAGCCATTCGTAACAGCAACCACCTCTGCATCAACAGTTGCAAAAGGTGACAAGTTCTACATCCGCGGAACAGCAGAAGGCAACCCAACACAGGGTGTTGCAATCTGGATTCTCGGAAAGAACTACTGGAACGGAGCAGCAACATCATCAATGGAAACAGAGACTGTCAACGATGACGGCTCATTCGAGTACGAAGTCGGAACAGCAACCACAAAGGACATGGCATCAGGACAGTACTTTGTAGTTGTTCAGCACCCGATGTACAATGATGTATTTGATGTAGATGTATCAGCAGGCGTTGGCGGCATTGTATACGTACAGGAAACAGTATCCGGTACAGCAAACAGCCAGTTCATTATTGCAGGTACAGGTAAGCTTCAGGGCTCAGACGCTGCAGAAGCACTTATCAATGCAATCAACTCACCTGACATTGATGATACATACACAAAACTGACCTTCCTCGTAGAAGAGCCATGGATCAGGATCAACTCAGTTGGTGACCACTACGTTGGTGACCAGTTCAAGATCTCCGGTACAACCAACCTCGCAGTCGATGATGATCTGATTGTTGAAGTTACATCTTCATCATTCAGCCCAACACAGAAGACACAGAGCGGCGAATTCTCAGGAAAGACCGAGACCGTAAAGGTCACAGCAGGCGAAACATTCAATGAATGGTCAATGGACGTTGATGCAGCAGCATTCAAGCCAGACGATTACATCGTAAACGTTGAAGCTATCGAAGCTGACGCAACAGCAACCACCACATTCACAGTCCTTAAGGGCGAACCTGTAAAACCAACAGAAGCACCTGTTGAACCTACAGAAACCACAGCACCAGTTGAACCTACAGCAACCACAGCACCTGTCGAGCCAACAGCAGCACCAGGATTTGGCGCATTTGTTGCACTCATTGGTCTTGGAGCAGTAGCAGCACTGGTTCTTAGAAAGGACTAA
- a CDS encoding DUF1614 domain-containing protein, whose product MQRYFFNPFSVFLLLFLILALIIMLPLLFLGIIGGALHKLGFETWQVIFLVVAMIVGSFINIPVTRIKNEYSTVRVPHGHLMSKMYKVPEFSSETTVAINLGGAVIPVLVSLVLLLKIAFIPGSTLILSSALIGILIVTIVVHLSAKPVQGLGIATPLLIPPLCALICGIVLSWGIPLAAPVIAYVAGTIGTLVGADILNLKKLGELGAPVASIGGAGTFDGIFLTGIIAAFLA is encoded by the coding sequence ATGCAGAGATACTTTTTCAATCCGTTTTCGGTATTTCTTTTGCTGTTTTTGATTCTGGCATTAATCATTATGCTGCCTCTCCTGTTCCTTGGAATAATCGGCGGAGCACTGCATAAGCTTGGGTTTGAGACATGGCAGGTCATCTTTCTGGTGGTTGCAATGATAGTCGGAAGTTTCATCAACATTCCTGTAACCCGTATAAAAAACGAGTATTCGACTGTCCGGGTCCCGCACGGCCATCTGATGAGCAAAATGTACAAGGTGCCTGAATTTTCATCCGAGACCACAGTTGCGATAAATCTCGGAGGTGCGGTAATACCTGTTCTCGTATCTTTGGTTCTCCTGCTAAAGATTGCATTTATCCCGGGAAGCACTCTTATCCTGTCATCTGCATTAATCGGGATTTTGATTGTCACAATAGTTGTGCACCTGTCGGCAAAACCTGTTCAGGGGCTTGGGATTGCAACACCGCTTTTAATCCCGCCTTTATGTGCACTTATCTGTGGTATTGTGCTCTCGTGGGGTATTCCCCTTGCAGCGCCTGTGATAGCTTACGTCGCCGGCACAATCGGGACACTTGTGGGTGCAGATATCTTAAATCTTAAAAAGCTCGGGGAGCTTGGGGCTCCTGTTGCAAGCATAGGCGGTGCCGGAACTTTTGATGGTATTTTTTTAACAGGGATTATTGCTGCATTTCTGGCCTGA
- a CDS encoding fibrillarin-like rRNA/tRNA 2'-O-methyltransferase produces the protein MIRIEGILVSKGQGGVYSEKMIKGHRVWDPYRSKFAALAMIRKDVDLLPSQKVLYLGAANGTTVSHFADYVECVYAVEFAPRPMQDLIVVAGRRKNIIPIMGDATRPEEYAPFVEEVDLIYQDVAQPNQAEIAIANLPFLKLGGEVILMLKTRSVDVTLVPKDVFENTLAELEDAGLIIKDTCWLEPYHHDHACIICEKVSKN, from the coding sequence ATGATAAGAATTGAGGGAATTCTGGTTTCAAAAGGTCAGGGTGGCGTTTACAGCGAGAAGATGATTAAGGGCCATCGTGTATGGGATCCGTACAGGAGCAAGTTTGCCGCACTTGCAATGATCAGGAAAGATGTCGATCTGCTTCCATCACAAAAGGTTCTTTATCTCGGGGCTGCGAACGGAACAACCGTTTCCCACTTTGCAGATTATGTCGAATGCGTTTACGCCGTTGAGTTTGCACCACGGCCAATGCAGGATTTAATCGTTGTCGCAGGAAGGAGGAAGAATATAATACCGATAATGGGGGATGCTACAAGGCCTGAAGAGTATGCACCCTTTGTAGAGGAAGTTGATTTGATCTATCAGGATGTTGCACAGCCGAATCAGGCCGAGATTGCAATAGCAAATCTGCCTTTCCTCAAATTGGGCGGAGAAGTCATACTTATGCTAAAAACCCGTAGTGTTGACGTAACCCTTGTTCCGAAGGATGTTTTTGAAAACACACTTGCTGAACTTGAGGATGCAGGTCTTATCATAAAAGACACATGCTGGCTTGAGCCCTATCATCACGATCATGCATGCATCATCTGTGAAAAGGTCTCCAAAAACTAA
- a CDS encoding NOP5/NOP56 family protein codes for MQYWFGDVGEDGSCTPYKGDNNAFAERAVRIHTDMKTFTPLSVEDALKCGVAKDRQEYFGLLRNICINIAEKKIKVHYTSGDVELVQMVRMLDEMDHVINLLIERATEWYLVRDPKFSRKYKSLNAKKMIGIIKRDKTSLGRIGYEIDRLSSERTRLMKEISSRADIIAPNCSALVGGLVAARLISRAGSLMQISRMPGSTIQVLGAESALFTHLRGGTPSPKHGIIFQHRRIHNAKPSVRGKVARVLGGKLSIAAKLDYYRGEPVPEFIEKAQERIDYVFSLGEPVAEEKTDDKN; via the coding sequence ATGCAATACTGGTTCGGCGATGTGGGTGAAGACGGCAGTTGCACCCCTTATAAAGGAGATAATAATGCATTCGCAGAGCGGGCGGTGCGGATTCATACTGATATGAAAACATTCACTCCGCTTAGTGTCGAAGATGCACTAAAATGCGGTGTTGCAAAGGATCGTCAGGAATATTTCGGGCTTTTAAGGAACATATGCATCAATATCGCGGAAAAAAAGATAAAAGTGCATTACACAAGCGGCGATGTTGAGCTTGTCCAGATGGTGAGGATGCTTGATGAGATGGATCATGTGATAAATCTCCTTATAGAGCGTGCAACCGAATGGTATCTTGTACGCGATCCAAAGTTTTCCCGGAAATACAAGTCCCTTAACGCAAAGAAGATGATTGGGATAATAAAAAGGGACAAGACCTCTCTTGGCCGGATTGGCTATGAGATAGATCGCCTCTCATCCGAGAGGACGAGGCTTATGAAAGAGATATCATCCCGTGCTGATATAATCGCACCAAACTGTAGTGCACTTGTCGGAGGCCTTGTCGCTGCAAGACTCATCTCCCGTGCAGGCAGTCTTATGCAGATATCAAGAATGCCTGGTTCCACAATACAGGTTCTTGGTGCCGAAAGTGCTCTTTTTACACACCTGAGGGGGGGAACACCCTCCCCAAAACACGGAATTATTTTTCAGCACAGGAGGATTCACAATGCAAAACCGTCTGTGAGGGGAAAGGTTGCAAGGGTTTTGGGCGGCAAACTCTCTATTGCAGCTAAGCTTGACTACTATCGCGGTGAGCCGGTTCCTGAATTTATTGAAAAAGCACAGGAGAGGATAGACTATGTATTCTCTCTTGGAGAGCCTGTCGCGGAGGAAAAAACAGATGATAAGAATTGA
- a CDS encoding calcium/sodium antiporter, whose product MISEIFLFVLGLVLLVKGADYFVEGGGGLASRYGVSPTTIGITVIAFGTSLPEFVVSINAVATGNQGIALGNILGSNIANIALVLALCALIKPVMFSGKLSRGNVLTEMVLMLFATAVFSILALRGTLDILAGIVFLIFFSAILIYLWKSGAVNNEKIESHGKADYIFIAGGLLGVTIGSQFLLNSAVSIATFLGIPAFVIGMSMVAIGTSLPELATSLVAILKDQGGISVGNILGSNIFNLLLVLGTGALIRPLEIPGITDVLIMAGFSVAAIALFYKSKKGTRFFAAMLLAAYFAYMGYLFIAGN is encoded by the coding sequence ATGATATCTGAAATTTTTTTATTTGTTTTGGGGCTTGTTCTCCTCGTAAAAGGTGCCGACTACTTTGTCGAAGGGGGTGGCGGTCTTGCATCAAGATACGGCGTTTCACCCACAACCATCGGAATAACCGTTATTGCATTCGGGACATCACTGCCTGAATTTGTCGTGAGTATTAACGCGGTTGCAACCGGAAATCAGGGCATTGCACTTGGAAATATTCTTGGAAGCAATATCGCAAATATTGCCCTTGTCCTTGCATTGTGCGCACTGATAAAACCGGTTATGTTTTCTGGAAAGCTTAGCAGGGGCAATGTCCTGACAGAGATGGTTTTAATGCTCTTTGCAACTGCCGTCTTTTCAATCCTTGCACTCAGGGGAACTCTTGACATCCTTGCAGGAATTGTATTTTTAATATTCTTCTCCGCAATTCTGATTTATTTATGGAAGAGCGGTGCAGTAAACAATGAAAAGATAGAGTCCCACGGAAAAGCGGACTATATTTTCATTGCCGGAGGTCTTCTTGGGGTAACAATAGGCTCTCAGTTTCTGCTAAACAGCGCTGTTTCCATTGCAACATTCCTCGGAATACCTGCATTTGTCATAGGAATGTCAATGGTTGCTATCGGAACATCACTTCCGGAACTTGCAACATCACTCGTGGCTATCCTGAAAGACCAGGGAGGTATTTCGGTTGGAAACATTCTCGGGAGCAATATATTCAATCTTCTCCTTGTCCTCGGCACAGGTGCCCTGATAAGACCGCTTGAGATTCCAGGGATAACAGACGTTCTGATAATGGCAGGGTTTTCTGTTGCCGCGATTGCATTATTCTATAAATCAAAAAAAGGAACAAGATTTTTTGCAGCGATGCTCCTTGCGGCTTATTTTGCCTATATGGGATATCTGTTCATTGCAGGGAATTAA
- a CDS encoding tripartite tricarboxylate transporter permease codes for MTELIAVFLLGVVLGTVSGLIPGIHANTMAGILLSVQTVILAVFGETAMAVSLLSALIVHTFLDIVPGTFFGIPDADTALSVLPAHSLCLQGRGEEAVRISAVGSAWGAVFSLPVFALFLVILPALQPYVDWWIGIILIGVAGALIVYSESPEWSFAVFIVSGALGLFAFQHSYLAWHSLGNSSILMPLLTGLFGISVLIMSSPGEMPEQTHSGITMSRREIIKTGIAGTVAGSVVGWLPGLSNASANAVLGSLIHLEKDREGFIAATSAANTSNAFISLAALYAVSRMRNGVMAAIAESEQMPPITFLLFFGFCAAVSGFILTILFSKTGRIFAGINVRNLSYGIIAFMTILTFALTGPFGILILILASVTGIVPQIVNIRRIYCMGAVMLPVILWSFSIL; via the coding sequence ATGACTGAGTTAATCGCCGTTTTTCTGCTTGGGGTAGTTCTTGGAACAGTGAGCGGTCTCATCCCCGGCATTCACGCAAACACGATGGCAGGAATTTTGCTTTCAGTTCAGACCGTAATACTTGCTGTTTTTGGGGAAACCGCAATGGCAGTTTCACTCCTGTCAGCATTGATAGTCCATACCTTCCTTGATATAGTGCCCGGAACATTCTTCGGGATACCCGATGCAGACACCGCCCTTTCCGTTCTTCCGGCACACAGTCTTTGTCTTCAGGGACGCGGGGAAGAGGCTGTCAGGATTTCCGCTGTCGGGAGTGCATGGGGTGCGGTATTCAGCCTTCCGGTATTCGCCCTTTTTTTAGTAATCCTCCCTGCACTGCAGCCATATGTCGACTGGTGGATTGGAATCATATTAATCGGGGTTGCAGGTGCTCTGATAGTATATTCGGAATCTCCTGAATGGTCTTTTGCCGTATTCATTGTCTCAGGTGCCCTCGGACTTTTTGCTTTTCAGCACTCTTATCTTGCGTGGCACAGTCTTGGAAATTCATCCATACTAATGCCGCTATTAACAGGTCTGTTTGGAATATCTGTCTTAATCATGTCATCTCCGGGGGAGATGCCTGAGCAGACACATTCCGGGATAACGATGAGCCGAAGGGAGATTATTAAAACCGGCATAGCAGGCACAGTTGCAGGTTCGGTTGTAGGGTGGCTTCCGGGTCTTTCAAACGCCTCTGCAAATGCAGTCCTGGGCTCACTCATTCACCTTGAAAAAGACAGGGAAGGGTTCATAGCCGCAACAAGCGCTGCAAACACTTCAAATGCATTCATCTCTCTTGCAGCGCTTTATGCCGTATCCAGAATGAGAAACGGCGTGATGGCAGCAATAGCTGAATCGGAGCAGATGCCTCCCATAACTTTCCTTTTGTTCTTCGGATTTTGTGCGGCAGTTTCCGGGTTTATTCTGACAATTCTCTTCTCAAAGACAGGACGGATATTTGCCGGCATAAATGTCAGGAACTTAAGTTATGGAATAATTGCCTTTATGACTATTCTGACATTTGCACTTACAGGCCCGTTTGGGATACTAATTTTGATACTTGCATCGGTTACCGGCATTGTCCCGCAGATTGTCAACATCAGGAGAATATACTGTATGGGTGCTGTAATGCTGCCGGTTATACTCTGGTCATTCTCAATACTCTGA
- a CDS encoding type IV pilin N-terminal domain-containing protein, which yields MSRYNKINTIKDEEAVSPVIGVILMVAITVILAAVIAVFVFGLTGDMDSSVQKDVKLQVSTNNTGFVEFIVFSGNDVSELVNITISNGSAGSDQSYQHNFKIGETLTSPFRKTEGAVVATGTFADGSRQVLART from the coding sequence ATGAGCAGGTATAATAAAATCAATACTATCAAAGATGAAGAGGCTGTATCCCCGGTTATCGGAGTTATACTAATGGTTGCAATAACAGTTATTCTGGCGGCAGTCATCGCGGTATTTGTCTTCGGACTTACAGGAGATATGGACAGTAGTGTACAAAAGGATGTCAAACTTCAGGTTTCGACAAACAATACAGGTTTTGTTGAGTTCATTGTTTTTTCAGGAAATGATGTCAGCGAACTTGTAAATATTACAATCAGCAACGGTTCGGCAGGCAGTGATCAGTCATATCAGCATAATTTCAAAATAGGGGAGACTCTTACATCGCCTTTCAGGAAAACAGAAGGAGCGGTTGTTGCCACAGGAACTTTTGCTGACGGGAGCCGGCAGGTTCTTGCCAGGACCTGA